The following coding sequences lie in one Pseudomonas syringae CC1557 genomic window:
- the trmL gene encoding tRNA (uridine(34)/cytosine(34)/5-carboxymethylaminomethyluridine(34)-2'-O)-methyltransferase TrmL encodes MFHVILFQPEIPPNTGNVIRLCANSGCTLHLIEPLGFELDDKRLRRAGLDYHEYATLQTHADLASCLEKIGNPRLFAFTTKGSRPFHDASFEPGDAFLFGPESRGLPADILDSLSSEHRLRLPMREGCRSLNLSNTVAVAVYEAWRQHGFA; translated from the coding sequence ATGTTTCACGTCATCCTTTTTCAACCAGAAATTCCGCCGAATACCGGCAACGTCATCAGGCTGTGCGCCAACAGTGGCTGCACCCTGCATTTGATCGAACCATTGGGTTTCGAGCTGGACGACAAGCGCCTGCGCCGTGCCGGTCTCGACTATCACGAGTATGCCACGCTGCAGACTCATGCTGATCTGGCCAGCTGCCTGGAGAAAATCGGCAACCCCAGGTTGTTCGCTTTCACCACCAAAGGCTCGCGACCTTTTCATGATGCGAGCTTCGAGCCAGGCGATGCATTTCTGTTCGGCCCGGAAAGCCGCGGCCTGCCCGCCGATATCCTCGACTCGCTGAGCAGCGAGCATCGCCTGCGACTGCCCATGCGCGAAGGCTGCCGTAGCCTGAACCTGTCCAACACCGTCGCCGTGGCGGTCTATGAAGCATGGCGTCAGCACGGATTTGCCTAG
- a CDS encoding sulfonate ABC transporter substrate-binding protein, with protein MRTVILRRGLVALFAAAVALGVVTQAQAEDLRIGYQKYGTLVLLKAKGSLEKRLAEQGVKVQWTEFPGGPQLLEGLNVGSIDFGVTGETPPVFAQAAGADLLYVAYEPPAPTSEAILVPKDSPITSVKDLKGKKVVLNKGSNVHYLLVKALEDAGLKYTDIQTVFLPPADARAAFERGSVDAWVIWDPYQAAAEQQLQARTLKDGTGIVDNHQFYLATKPYAQKNPKVIQALIEEVRAVGEWSKAHPEEVTKQVAPLLGLPADITLTSVKRQGYGAQFLSPSVVAAQQKIADTFYQLKLIPKPLSIADVVWTPPAAVAQAQ; from the coding sequence ATGCGCACTGTCATTTTGCGTCGAGGCCTTGTTGCGCTGTTTGCTGCTGCGGTTGCTCTTGGTGTCGTTACTCAGGCTCAGGCAGAAGACCTGCGCATCGGTTATCAGAAATACGGCACGCTGGTCCTGCTCAAAGCCAAGGGCTCGCTGGAAAAGCGTTTGGCCGAGCAGGGCGTGAAAGTGCAATGGACCGAATTTCCCGGTGGCCCGCAGTTGCTTGAGGGGCTGAACGTGGGCTCTATCGACTTCGGCGTAACCGGTGAAACACCGCCGGTCTTCGCTCAGGCTGCGGGTGCCGATCTGCTGTACGTTGCTTACGAGCCACCCGCTCCCACCAGCGAGGCCATCCTGGTGCCCAAGGACTCACCGATCACCTCGGTGAAGGACCTGAAAGGCAAGAAAGTCGTGCTCAATAAAGGCTCGAACGTTCATTACCTGCTGGTTAAAGCGCTGGAAGACGCTGGTCTCAAGTACACCGATATCCAGACTGTGTTCCTGCCGCCAGCTGATGCGCGCGCCGCTTTCGAGCGCGGCAGCGTGGACGCCTGGGTCATTTGGGACCCGTACCAGGCCGCAGCTGAACAACAACTGCAGGCGCGCACATTGAAAGACGGCACTGGCATCGTCGACAACCACCAGTTCTATCTGGCAACCAAACCTTACGCGCAGAAGAATCCGAAAGTAATCCAGGCCCTGATCGAGGAAGTCCGTGCCGTGGGCGAGTGGTCCAAGGCTCACCCGGAAGAAGTGACCAAACAGGTCGCACCGTTGCTGGGGCTGCCTGCCGATATCACCCTGACCTCGGTGAAGCGCCAGGGCTACGGCGCGCAGTTCTTGTCTCCGTCGGTGGTCGCTGCGCAGCAGAAAATCGCTGACACCTTCTACCAGCTCAAACTGATTCCCAAGCCGCTCAGCATCGCTGACGTGGTCTGGACGCCACCTGCTGCTGTGGCTCAGGCGCAGTGA
- a CDS encoding OprD family porin: protein MKKSTLALAVTVGVLAQQAGAAGFLEDSKASVSSRTLYFDNDQREPGSANNRETATGLKFDYLSGFTQGTVGFGLDLQGLVGVHLDGGRGHHAVNGAISPSDTDGSSVDEWSRLGANGKVRFSKTELKVGNALAPNLPILVSNDGRLLPQAFQGGILTSKDLDNVTFTAGQLSKSIGRASSNWTDLSVAGATEGSDQFRFAGADWKVTKDLTLQYYYANLEDFYKQHFLGLVHVYQISDNQSFKTDLRYFNSSSDGKNSSGATGYSFNNNGGYAKKAGEVDNTTWSAMFTYSLGGHALMLGRQQVGDDGGMVYLGQGNVTKNGTSRSSSEGNGGSSFYLFTDSMINGFNRAGENTTFGQYSYDFAKVGVPGLKAAVAYLYGDDIKGARNTTSFGNEYSEWERDVRLDYVVQSGPLKGLGTSLRRGNYRADGGLNGAVDADQTRLIFNYTYNFM, encoded by the coding sequence ATGAAGAAGTCCACCCTGGCCTTGGCCGTAACCGTCGGTGTATTGGCCCAGCAGGCCGGTGCAGCTGGTTTCCTTGAAGACAGCAAAGCGTCCGTTAGCTCTCGTACTCTGTATTTTGACAACGACCAGCGTGAGCCTGGCTCGGCCAACAATCGTGAGACTGCTACTGGTTTGAAGTTTGACTACCTGTCGGGCTTTACTCAGGGCACTGTTGGTTTTGGTCTTGACCTGCAAGGTCTGGTGGGAGTTCACCTTGATGGTGGCCGTGGCCATCACGCAGTGAACGGTGCCATCTCGCCTTCTGACACTGATGGTTCTTCAGTTGACGAGTGGAGCCGTCTGGGCGCCAACGGCAAGGTACGCTTCTCGAAAACCGAGCTGAAAGTCGGTAACGCATTGGCACCTAACCTGCCAATTCTGGTCAGCAACGATGGTCGTCTTCTGCCTCAGGCTTTCCAGGGCGGTATCCTGACGTCCAAGGATCTGGACAACGTGACCTTCACCGCTGGTCAACTGAGCAAGTCCATTGGTCGTGCTTCGAGCAACTGGACGGACCTGTCCGTTGCTGGCGCTACTGAGGGCAGCGACCAGTTCCGTTTCGCTGGCGCAGACTGGAAAGTCACCAAAGACCTGACCCTGCAGTACTACTACGCCAACCTTGAAGACTTCTACAAGCAACATTTCTTGGGTCTGGTTCATGTCTACCAGATCAGCGACAACCAGTCCTTCAAGACTGACCTGCGTTACTTCAATAGCAGCTCTGACGGCAAAAACAGCAGCGGCGCAACTGGCTACAGTTTCAACAACAATGGCGGTTATGCCAAAAAAGCTGGTGAAGTAGACAACACCACCTGGTCCGCCATGTTTACCTACTCCTTGGGTGGCCATGCGTTGATGCTTGGTCGTCAGCAGGTTGGTGATGACGGCGGTATGGTTTATCTGGGCCAGGGTAATGTCACCAAAAACGGCACCAGCCGCTCCAGTTCCGAAGGCAACGGCGGTTCGAGTTTCTACCTGTTCACTGACTCGATGATCAATGGCTTCAACCGTGCGGGTGAAAACACCACGTTCGGTCAGTACTCGTATGACTTCGCCAAGGTTGGCGTTCCAGGCCTTAAAGCAGCCGTTGCCTACCTCTACGGCGATGACATCAAAGGCGCACGTAATACCACTTCGTTCGGCAACGAGTATTCTGAGTGGGAGCGCGATGTGCGCCTTGACTATGTGGTACAGAGCGGTCCATTGAAAGGCTTGGGCACTTCATTGCGTCGCGGGAACTACCGTGCTGATGGTGGCCTCAACGGCGCTGTTGATGCTGACCAAACCCGTCTGATCTTCAACTACACCTACAACTTCATGTAA
- a CDS encoding peroxiredoxin: MTLRLGDIAPDFEQESSEGRIRFHEWLGDSWGVLFSHPADFTPVCTTELGFTAKLKDEFARRGVKAIALSVDPVDSHIKWIDDINTTQNTQVNFPILADADRKVSDLYDLIHPNASDTLTVRSLFVIDPNKKVRLTITYPASTGRNFHEILRVIDSLQLTDNYKVATPANWVDGDDVVIVPSIKDEAEIKQRFPKGYKAVTPYLRLTPQPNR; the protein is encoded by the coding sequence ATGACACTGCGACTTGGCGACATCGCCCCGGACTTCGAGCAGGAATCCAGCGAAGGTCGTATCCGTTTCCATGAGTGGCTCGGCGATAGCTGGGGTGTGTTGTTTTCCCATCCGGCCGACTTCACGCCTGTCTGCACCACCGAGCTGGGTTTCACCGCCAAATTGAAAGACGAGTTTGCCAGGCGGGGCGTCAAGGCGATTGCGCTGTCGGTAGACCCGGTCGACTCGCACATCAAGTGGATCGACGACATCAACACCACGCAAAATACCCAGGTCAACTTCCCCATCCTGGCCGATGCCGATCGCAAGGTTTCCGACCTGTACGACCTGATTCATCCCAATGCCAGCGACACACTGACGGTGCGTTCGCTGTTCGTGATCGATCCGAACAAGAAAGTGCGCCTGACCATTACCTATCCAGCCAGTACCGGGCGCAACTTCCACGAGATATTGCGGGTTATCGACTCCTTGCAGCTGACCGATAACTACAAAGTTGCCACGCCTGCCAACTGGGTGGATGGCGATGATGTTGTGATTGTGCCGTCGATCAAGGACGAAGCCGAGATCAAGCAACGCTTTCCCAAGGGCTATAAGGCCGTCACGCCTTACCTGCGCTTGACGCCACAGCCAAACCGCTGA
- the ssuC gene encoding aliphatic sulfonate ABC transporter permease SsuC, with the protein MSLSASQRIVHRLAPWALPVLLLAIWQLSVSAGWLSTRILPAPSAVIEAGVNLVASGEIWTHLAISGWRAGIGFAIGGGIGLALGFITGLSTWGERLLDSSVQMIRNVPHLALIPLVILWFGIDETAKIFLVALGTLFPIYLNTYHGIRNIDPALVEMSRSYGLSGFSLFRHVILPGAMPSILVGVRFALGFMWLTLIVAETISASSGIGYLAMNAREFLQTDIVVLAIVLYAVLGKLADLAARGLERVCLRWHPAYQASKGGAA; encoded by the coding sequence ATGAGCCTCAGTGCTTCGCAACGCATCGTTCACCGACTGGCGCCCTGGGCACTTCCGGTTTTGCTGCTGGCGATCTGGCAACTGTCGGTCAGCGCTGGCTGGCTGTCCACGCGCATCCTGCCAGCGCCCAGCGCCGTCATTGAGGCGGGCGTCAACCTGGTCGCCAGTGGCGAAATCTGGACTCACCTCGCAATCAGTGGCTGGCGCGCCGGGATCGGCTTTGCCATCGGCGGCGGCATCGGCCTGGCGCTGGGCTTTATCACCGGCCTGAGCACGTGGGGCGAGCGTCTGCTGGACAGCTCGGTGCAGATGATCCGCAACGTACCGCACCTGGCACTGATTCCGCTGGTCATCCTGTGGTTCGGCATCGACGAAACCGCCAAGATATTTCTGGTCGCGCTGGGCACCCTGTTTCCGATTTACCTGAATACCTATCACGGCATCCGCAACATTGATCCGGCGCTGGTAGAGATGTCTCGTAGTTATGGCTTGTCAGGTTTCAGCTTGTTTCGCCATGTCATCCTGCCGGGGGCCATGCCCTCAATTTTGGTCGGCGTGCGCTTTGCGTTGGGTTTCATGTGGCTGACGCTGATTGTCGCTGAAACCATTTCGGCCAGTTCCGGCATCGGCTATCTGGCGATGAACGCACGGGAATTTCTGCAAACCGACATCGTGGTGCTGGCCATCGTGCTGTACGCCGTACTCGGTAAACTGGCCGATCTAGCCGCGCGAGGCCTGGAACGTGTCTGCTTGCGCTGGCATCCGGCCTATCAAGCGAGCAAAGGCGGTGCCGCATGA
- the secB gene encoding protein-export chaperone SecB, giving the protein MTDQPNNGAVENEENGPQFSLQRIYVRDLSFEAPKSPAIFRQEWTPTVSLDLNTRQKQLEGDFYEVVLTLSVTVNNGDEVAFIVEVQQAGIFLIKGLEDGAMSHTLGAFCPNILFPYAREAIDNLVVRGSFPALMLAPVNFDALYAQELQRMQEAGETPTVQ; this is encoded by the coding sequence ATGACCGATCAACCGAACAACGGCGCTGTTGAAAACGAAGAAAACGGCCCGCAATTTTCCCTGCAGCGTATCTACGTTCGCGACCTGTCGTTCGAAGCGCCAAAAAGCCCGGCAATCTTCCGCCAGGAATGGACGCCAACCGTCAGTCTTGACCTCAACACCCGCCAGAAACAACTGGAAGGTGATTTTTACGAAGTCGTGCTGACCTTGTCGGTGACCGTCAACAACGGCGACGAAGTGGCTTTCATCGTTGAAGTGCAACAGGCCGGTATCTTCCTGATCAAGGGTCTGGAAGACGGCGCAATGAGCCACACCCTCGGCGCGTTCTGCCCGAACATCCTGTTCCCTTACGCTCGCGAAGCCATCGACAACCTGGTCGTTCGCGGCTCGTTCCCTGCGCTGATGCTGGCTCCGGTGAACTTCGACGCTCTGTACGCGCAAGAACTGCAACGCATGCAGGAAGCTGGCGAAACGCCGACTGTTCAGTAA
- the grxC gene encoding glutaredoxin 3 — protein sequence MAQVIVYSSDYCPYCIRAKQLLQSKSVAFEEIRVDGKPQLRAEMTKKAGRTSVPQIWIGSTHVGGCDDLFALERAGKLDALLA from the coding sequence ATGGCTCAAGTCATCGTCTATTCCAGCGACTATTGCCCGTATTGCATACGTGCCAAACAGTTATTGCAGAGCAAAAGCGTGGCTTTCGAGGAAATTCGGGTGGACGGCAAGCCGCAGCTCCGCGCCGAGATGACCAAGAAAGCCGGTCGCACGTCTGTACCGCAGATCTGGATCGGCTCGACCCACGTGGGCGGCTGTGACGACCTTTTCGCTCTGGAGCGTGCCGGCAAGCTTGATGCGCTGCTGGCCTGA